One window from the genome of Actinomycetes bacterium encodes:
- a CDS encoding sigma-70 family RNA polymerase sigma factor has protein sequence MLGVERKRTTAAELDLFRLYLDEVGRHPLLTKQDEIELSQAYEAGLDAQLKLAELDPADPARPGLEQVAGRGEWARRKMIESNLRLVVSIARRFSATGLPLGDLVQEGNLGLLRAVEKFDWRKGFKFSTYATWWIRQAIARGAADRGARAIRLPVHVDEQVGRLRRTQTRLHETLGREPSDAELAAELDMPADKVGRLKDTAQAITSLDTPIGDDGAALQDFLEDEQAVGPDELAVEAVGREALEQVLAGLPERERQVLVLRFGLDSGTPRTLEEVGAVMGFSRERARQVERDALAALRSPEIRARLEDLADAAAS, from the coding sequence ATGCTGGGCGTGGAACGCAAGCGCACGACGGCGGCGGAGCTGGACCTGTTCCGGTTGTATCTGGATGAGGTCGGGCGGCATCCGCTGCTGACCAAGCAGGACGAGATCGAGCTGTCCCAGGCCTACGAGGCTGGCCTGGACGCCCAGCTCAAGCTCGCCGAGCTCGACCCGGCCGACCCGGCCCGGCCCGGGCTGGAGCAGGTCGCCGGGCGGGGCGAGTGGGCCCGGCGCAAGATGATCGAGTCCAACCTGCGGCTGGTGGTGTCGATCGCCCGGCGGTTCTCGGCCACCGGCCTGCCGTTGGGGGACCTGGTCCAGGAGGGCAACCTGGGGCTGCTGCGGGCGGTGGAGAAGTTCGACTGGCGCAAGGGGTTCAAGTTCTCCACCTACGCGACCTGGTGGATCCGCCAGGCGATCGCCCGGGGGGCGGCCGACCGGGGGGCGCGGGCGATCCGGCTGCCGGTGCATGTGGATGAGCAGGTGGGCCGGTTGCGGCGCACCCAGACCCGGCTGCACGAGACCCTGGGCCGGGAGCCGTCCGATGCGGAGTTGGCGGCCGAGTTGGACATGCCGGCCGACAAGGTGGGCCGGTTGAAGGACACCGCCCAGGCGATCACCTCGCTGGACACCCCGATCGGCGACGACGGCGCCGCCCTGCAGGACTTCCTGGAGGACGAGCAGGCGGTCGGGCCCGATGAGCTGGCGGTGGAGGCGGTCGGTCGGGAGGCGTTGGAGCAGGTGTTGGCCGGGTTGCCGGAGCGGGAGCGGCAGGTGCTGGTGTTGCGGTTCGGGCTGGACTCGGGCACCCCCAGGACCCTTGAGGAGGTCGGGGCGGTGATGGGGTTCTCGCGGGAGCGGGCCCGCCAGGTCGAACGCGACGCCCTGGCCGCCCTGCGCAGCCCCGAGATCCGCGCCCGCCTCGAAGACCTCGCCGACGCCGCTGCCAGCTAG